The following DNA comes from Deltaproteobacteria bacterium.
GCGGTCCTTGATGGTGTTCAACCCGTAGTGGTCCTGATTGAGCACCTTTTTGGCCTTGTTGATGTCGATCACATCCCGTGTCGACTTGCTCCAGGGAAGTTCGACCAGCCAATCCAGGTAGGTTCTCACCACCGCCGATTCCGCCGATTCCGGATGCATCTGCTCCAGGCGTTTGAGCTGTTTCAAGGCCTCGTTTTCGGCCTCCCTGGACATTTTGGCCCGCTTGATTTTGCGTTTGTAAGCGATTGCCTCCTGTACCCTGTCGTCATCCTCTCCCAATTCACGGTGAATGGCCCGCACCTGTTCTCTGAGGAAGTAATCGCGCTGGCTCTTTGATATTTCGTCCTTGACGTCGGACTGAATTTTGGCCTGCATGGCGGACAGCTCAACTTCGCGCATAATCAAATCGTTGACCTTGCGCAGGCGCTCCATGGGATCCGTCAGTTCCAACAGCACCTGTGATTCCTCTATTTTCAACCGCAGGTTGGAGGCTACCAGATCGGCCAATTTGCCCGGATCGTCGATGCTGTCCAGGATGGCGCTCACATCCCCGGTCAACTCGCCCCTCAAGGCCAGAATCTTCTCGGAATGCTCGCGGATATTGCGCATGAGGGCCTCGGTTTCAACATCCGCGTTACCGGCAGGCTTCTCTTCAATGGTCTCTATCTTCACACGGTAAAAGGACCTTTTACGCAAGTATTTCAGAACCTTTGCTTTGACAATCCCCTGTACCAGCGCCTTGACGCGGCCATCGGGAAGCTTCAGCATTCGCAGAATCCTGCACACGGTGCCCACGTTGTACAACTCTTCCGGGCCGGGCGCTTCCGTCCCGGCGTCCTTCTGGGTGACGACAACGAGAAAACGGTTTTTCGACACCGCCTCTTCCACCGCACGTACAGACCGCTCCCGTCCCACGAACAGCGGCAGCAACATATCTGAAAAAATCACCACATCCCTGACCGGCATCAGGGGCAGTGTCGTGGGAATTTCATCATCCAGACCTTCATCTTCGATGATGCTGATTAAATCGTCTTTATCGGTTTCAGCCATTTTTACTCCATCCCTATTAGCGTTCGGCACAACTTTGCTTGTATTATAAGACCGATTTTCCTTTTGACAACCACCATTAAGCGGTCACCGATGCAGATTGACCTTTTCTCGTCATGCTTGCCGAAATATTTATTATTATTTACAAATTTGACATTCTATGGCATAGATGCCGTGTAATCGGGTATATCCGGCGGCGGCCTGCCCGCGAGATTTCGGTGTCCGTACGCCCGAAGCAAGCGCTATAACCCCGTGCCCCGTTCCGGTGGCGGCAGAGAGACGGTACTGTTGAATTATCTTGTTGAAATAACGATCTTTATCTTTGGAATTTGTATCGGCAGTTTTCTGAATGTATGTATCCTGCGCCTGCCAGCGGGGCAATCGATCGTTCACCCGCCTTCGTCCTGCCCGCGCTGCGGGTCAGCGATTCGATTTTATGACAATATCCCGGTACTGAGTTATTTCCTGCTGCGGGGGAAGTGCCGAACCTGCAAAACCCCGATCGCCTTCCGCTACGTGCTGGTCGAACTTCTGGGCGGATGCATGGCCGTCTGCACATACCTCCGTTTCGGGCCGACCGTCACGGGAGGTATCTACTACCTCTTCATCGCCGCCCTTCTGGTGATCACCTTCATCGATCTCGACCATCGCATTATTCCCGACGTCATTTCTCTGCCCGGAATTCCGGCGGGGGTCGCCGCCTCCTTCATGATCCCGTCCCTGAATACCGTCGATGCCCTCATCGGCATTCTGGCAGGCGGGGGCATCCTGTACCTGGTCGCCTGGAGCTACGACCGTTTCACCGGCAAAGAGGGCATGGGCGGCGGCGACATCAAGCTCCTGGCCATGATCGGCGCCTTCATCGGCTGGCACGGGGTTCTGCTGACCATTTTCGCAGCCTCGGCAATCGGAACGCTGGTCGGCATCCTGGCGATGCTGAAATCCCGTAAAACCATGAAAATGGCGATACCCTTCGGACCCTTTTTGTCCCTCGGGGCCATCATTTACCTTTTTTTTGGCAACGAACTCATTTTTTGGTATCTACATACCCTGGGCTGAATCAAGTGCCTGCCAGACACTTGAACCTAAACTAAGCGCTTCAGCTAATAGGGATTAAAGCGGATCATACGTGGTGTCACCATGAGAATTGCCGTTATTTCCGACATTCATGGCAACATGGAAGCCCTGGGCGAGGTGCTTGGTGATATTAAAAAATCCGATGTGGATACCACGGTGTGCCTGGGCGACATGATCGGCTACGGCCCCGAACCGGAAGCCGTCGTCCAGTTGATCAAATCCCGGGGAATACCCACGATTATGGGCAACCATGAGTTGGCCGTCATCGACCCCTCCTACCTGAAGTGGTTCAATCCAGCAGCCAGGCAATCCATCCTCACCACCATCCCCTGGCTGTCCGAAGACAGCATGGATTTTATCGCCAGACTCAAACCCTTCATTACCATGCACGGCAGCCGGTTCGTTCATGGGTTCCCCCCGGATTCGGTTATCATCTACCTGTTCCAAATTGACGACAAGGGGCTCTTAAGCGCTCTTAAAAAACTGGATGAAAAAATCTGTTTCGTGGGCCACACGCATAAAATGGCTATCGCAAGCCATGACGGCGACACTGTCATCCGGGCCCCTCTCGAGCGGGGCCCGGTAACGTTGTCCGCGGATAAAACGTATATTATCAACACCGGCAGCGTCGGGCAGCCCCGGGACGGAGACAACAGTGCCAAGTACCTTATCTGGGACCTCGACGACCACAGTGTGGATGTCCGCTTTGTGCCCTATCACATCGCCAGGGTGAGCAATAAAATAGTGGAAGCCGGGTTACCGGAAGTGCATGCCGCAAGGTTGTGGTAAAAGCTGTCTCCAAAATATCTTTTGGCCCAATCATCGACAGCCGGAAACCGCGCCGCGGGCATGCGCGTACGTTTTTGGGTTTGCTTTGGGGCCGTACATTTGGTAGTGATTCTCAAGGTTGCAACATTGAAGCAATGCCAGCGATCTTCTCCGATTCTTGATCATGAAACGCGACCGCACCAGCAGGGTAAAGGGGATTTTGCATGTGTAATAAAAAAAACCGACCGGTACTATTCACGATAGTGATATTCTTTCTTTTTACGGCCTCGGCGCAGGCCGGCTCGACGGCGGTTGAAATCAACGCCAATGCCGATGAGGTCGCCGGCGTAGTGGAATACGACACCCAAAACTTTGGAGCGGTCCTGAGCGGGGGGGGCGGGATCATATTCGGCGGTGATGATTATACCATCGGCGATCTGCACATCGCTCTCAAGGACGAGGTTTTTTTCCCGGCCCTGACGCTGGGGCTGGGATTCAAAGGGGTTGCGGGCCGGGCGGACGTCTCCGATTCCGACTACGATGTGGCCGCCATCGGCTTTTCACTGTTGGGAGAATACGACTTCAGAAAGATTTATCTCAACTTTCCCGTTCTGATATATGCCGCATTCAACGGTTCTCCCGATCCCCTGAGCTTTAGCGACACCACGTCCTATGTGGATTTCGATACCGGTATCCGGGCCTACATCGTCAGAAGCGCCGCTGTCGTAGCCGGTTATCGGGCCATGCGCATCGACTTCAAAGAGGGCGGTACCTCCGACACCCTGAACACCGATGCCTTCTACATAGGCCTGCGGCTCACCTTCTAACAAGCTTTGATTCATCGGGATCGAGGGTACTTTTTTATCGTTGTGAGATGTGAAACGTATGGCGCAAGGCATAAGGCCCAAGGCAATTTCAAGGCATCATGCGTTGAGCGGTCTGCTCCTTGAGCCCTGGGCCCTGCGCCCTGATCCGTATTCCGTGAACCGTGAAAATTTGTTAGGCTAATTCCGCGACCTTGTCGGCAATGGCTTTGATCGCATTGGCAACCGGCGAATTGTCGTACTCGGTCTGAATCGACGTGCCCGTATCGCCGCAGGTGACCACTTTCGGATCGAAAGGAACCCTGCCCAAAAATGGGATACCTGCTGCGGCCGCGGTGCGTTCTCCGCCTCCCGAGCCGAAAATATCCACGGTCTCATGGCAGTGCGGACACTCGAATCCACTCATGTTTTCCACGAGACCGAATATTTCCATTTTGACGGTTTTGCAGAAATTGATCGATTTACGCACGTCCGCAAGCGAAACCTCCTGAGGCGTCGTGACAATCACCGCCTTGGCATCCGGTATGGTCTGGGCAACCGTCAACGGTTCGTCACCGGTTCCCGGAGGGGAGTCGATGATTAAAAAATCGAGGTTTCCCCACTCGACATCGCCGATGAACTGCTTGATGGCCGAAAACTTGATGGGGCCCCGCCAGATGATGGCATCGTCCTTGCTGTTGGTCAGAGATTCGATGGAAACGGCTTTGAGGTTTTCAGTGCAGCTCATGGGTTCCAGTTTCTGGTTCTCGCTCAAGCCGAGCATGCCGTCCAGCCCCAGCATCCGGGGAACATCCGGCCCGTGCAAATCCACATCCATGATCCCGACCTTGAAACCCTTCTTGGCGAGGGCAATAGCCAGGTTGACGGAAGTGCTTGTCTTGCCGACGCCGCCCTTGCCACTCATGACAACCAGTTTGTTCTTTATTTTCGAAAGCGACATCGCTACGGCTGCATCCTGCTCCGCCCGGGGGTCGGCTTTTTTCTTGGCTTCATCCATGCTGTTGTGAATCTCTACCATGAGCGTGTATCTCCTTTTGATAATAGGTTTTCATACGTGTCGATGAAATTCTCTGCCGCCGCACACATCGCATTTTTCCGGCCGTCCGGTGCCGAAGGGCTCCTCCCAGGTATGCTCGCAGTTATGGCAGACAAAGGTTCTGTTTCCTTCCACCAGTTCATAGTTACCGCCTTCCACCCGCACGGCCTTGCCGTTGATGATGGCATCGGCAACCGTATTCCTCGCTTGTTGTACAATTCTGCCGAAAGTGGCCCTGGATACGCCCATCTTTTCTCCGGCCTCTGCATGGGACAGCCCCAGAAGGTCCGCGAGACGTATGGCTTCCCGTTCATCAACCGTAAGGCAGACTTCATCCAAGTCAAGCACGGGAATGCCTCTGGGCTTGAAATAATTGATTTTTGGATTGAACCCCACCAGACGGTTTTTTTTCGGCCTTACCATCTCTCCTCCATATTGAGCATATGCTCGTAAGGCAACGTAATACATCCAAGTATGTTTGTCAAAATTTCATACCTGAACTCTGACCAGGTCATAGCCAATCGAAGTAATGAAACGCGTCTTTCGCGAAAATAAAACCGAAAACGCACAGGACGATCCCGAGCCCCCTGACGGTGTATACATAGAGGCGGCTTTTCAGGAAATGGCGGGAACTGCCCGCAACGACAGCCACCACGCACTTGGCCCCCACCAGCAGCAGGTAAAACGCCGCCATGAACACCAAAACGGCCATCGTGCTAGCCGAGAAAGCCTTCAGCACCAGGGGGCCGCCGATGGCGAACCAGAACATGTAAGGATTGGGGTTCAGGAAGTTGGCCACAATGCCCTTCTTGAACGAGTGGGGTGCTTCGGAGCGCGCCGTGAAATCCGCACCGCCGAACGTCATGCTTTCATAGCCAAGGTAAAACAGGTAACCGGCGCCGAAAAGAGCGATGCATCCCAGCACGGTGTCGAGGGCGGTGAGTCGGTGCAGCACGAAAAGAGCGAGTAAGACGATCGGCAGGTCGGTCAAAAGCGGTGCCAGGGACACCTTGATCCCTTCCCCGATGCCATGCTTCAATGTCTGGGTCATGACCAGCGTCAGCAGCGGCCCCGGGGAGATCCCGGCGCTCACCCCCAGAACAAGACCTGAAATCAGGAAGGACACCTCGGGGTTGCCACCCGCCGGACTCACGATGCAATCCCCCGGTTCATGCTGCCCTGGGTGTATCCCTCCAGGTCCACGGCGACATGATCGAATCCAATGGCCTTCAGCCCGCGAACGAGTTCCGGGGCCACCGCTTCTCCGATCACAGCAGGCAGCTCGGATGCGGGAATTTCAATTCTGGCCACGCTGCCGTGATGCCTCACGCGGCAGTGGCGGAATCCGAGACGCTGCAACAATGCCTCGGCTTTCTCGACCATGGCAAGGGCCTCTACCGTCAGCACGGTGCCGTAAGGGATACGGGATGCCAAACAGGCCATTGCCGGCTTGTCCCACGCGTCGAGACCCATCTCTCTGGCGAGCGCACGGATGTCCGCCTTGGTAAAACCGGCATCGACGAGGGGCGCCCTGATATGCAGCTCCTCGGCGGCTCTAAACCCGGGCCGGTAATCCTGCAGGTCATCCACATTGGCACCATGGGCCACATGCTCGATATGATTGTCGGCGGCAATTTCCAACAGCCGTCGAAACAGCAGGGTTTTGCAGCGATAACACCGATCCGGTCGATTGCGTTTGAACGCCAAATCAGCCATTTCTCCGGATCGAATCGTCATGTGCCTGACGCCCAGGCGCTGTGCCGTTTCACAGGCATTCCGGATTTCACGCCGGGGGTGAACGGCGGAACACGCCGTGACCGCCAGAAGGTTGTCCCCCAGAACCTCCGCGGCGACCGCAGTCAAAAGCGTACTGTCGACACCTCCCGAGAAGGCCGCCAGAAGCGAATCCATACCGGAAAGGACGGAAACCAGCTGCGCCTTTTTTTCAGCTATATCTCTCATTCAAGTCGCCACCATGCCTTGCGCGCAAACCATTGAACGACATCCCGGTTCACACCCCTCACCCCTTTTGAAGCAAATCAGCGTCGACGGGGGATAAAACCCCCTCGGGGAGCCTTTTTCATGCCTTCGGCTCTAATGAGGGCCGCTGATTTTGGGGTTTACAAATCTAGGCTGATATTTTATGTACCCTTCATTAACGGCAGGCGCCGTGCCCCGTTTAACATTGGTCCGGCAAATGCCCGGCAGCCTGTAAAACCGCGCAAATGGCCATGTGTATGCGTTCGTGGGTTTCTATACGCCAATTTATTCGTAATTTCAAAGGGGTTTTTCATGGGAAAAGACAGCTTGATCAAATCCACAGCCAAAAAGAAGCGCTCGGCAAAAGAAAATGATGACGACGGCAGCGTAAAAGAAAAAAAGTCGACAGCGGCCGGGAAATCA
Coding sequences within:
- a CDS encoding A24 family peptidase, producing MLNYLVEITIFIFGICIGSFLNVCILRLPAGQSIVHPPSSCPRCGSAIRFYDNIPVLSYFLLRGKCRTCKTPIAFRYVLVELLGGCMAVCTYLRFGPTVTGGIYYLFIAALLVITFIDLDHRIIPDVISLPGIPAGVAASFMIPSLNTVDALIGILAGGGILYLVAWSYDRFTGKEGMGGGDIKLLAMIGAFIGWHGVLLTIFAASAIGTLVGILAMLKSRKTMKMAIPFGPFLSLGAIIYLFFGNELIFWYLHTLG
- a CDS encoding metallophosphatase family protein is translated as MRIAVISDIHGNMEALGEVLGDIKKSDVDTTVCLGDMIGYGPEPEAVVQLIKSRGIPTIMGNHELAVIDPSYLKWFNPAARQSILTTIPWLSEDSMDFIARLKPFITMHGSRFVHGFPPDSVIIYLFQIDDKGLLSALKKLDEKICFVGHTHKMAIASHDGDTVIRAPLERGPVTLSADKTYIINTGSVGQPRDGDNSAKYLIWDLDDHSVDVRFVPYHIARVSNKIVEAGLPEVHAARLW
- a CDS encoding YfaZ family protein translates to MCNKKNRPVLFTIVIFFLFTASAQAGSTAVEINANADEVAGVVEYDTQNFGAVLSGGGGIIFGGDDYTIGDLHIALKDEVFFPALTLGLGFKGVAGRADVSDSDYDVAAIGFSLLGEYDFRKIYLNFPVLIYAAFNGSPDPLSFSDTTSYVDFDTGIRAYIVRSAAVVAGYRAMRIDFKEGGTSDTLNTDAFYIGLRLTF
- a CDS encoding Mrp/NBP35 family ATP-binding protein, coding for MVEIHNSMDEAKKKADPRAEQDAAVAMSLSKIKNKLVVMSGKGGVGKTSTSVNLAIALAKKGFKVGIMDVDLHGPDVPRMLGLDGMLGLSENQKLEPMSCTENLKAVSIESLTNSKDDAIIWRGPIKFSAIKQFIGDVEWGNLDFLIIDSPPGTGDEPLTVAQTIPDAKAVIVTTPQEVSLADVRKSINFCKTVKMEIFGLVENMSGFECPHCHETVDIFGSGGGERTAAAAGIPFLGRVPFDPKVVTCGDTGTSIQTEYDNSPVANAIKAIADKVAELA
- a CDS encoding DUF134 domain-containing protein produces the protein MVRPKKNRLVGFNPKINYFKPRGIPVLDLDEVCLTVDEREAIRLADLLGLSHAEAGEKMGVSRATFGRIVQQARNTVADAIINGKAVRVEGGNYELVEGNRTFVCHNCEHTWEEPFGTGRPEKCDVCGGREFHRHV
- a CDS encoding LysE family translocator, coding for MSPAGGNPEVSFLISGLVLGVSAGISPGPLLTLVMTQTLKHGIGEGIKVSLAPLLTDLPIVLLALFVLHRLTALDTVLGCIALFGAGYLFYLGYESMTFGGADFTARSEAPHSFKKGIVANFLNPNPYMFWFAIGGPLVLKAFSASTMAVLVFMAAFYLLLVGAKCVVAVVAGSSRHFLKSRLYVYTVRGLGIVLCVFGFIFAKDAFHYFDWL
- the larE gene encoding ATP-dependent sacrificial sulfur transferase LarE; protein product: MRDIAEKKAQLVSVLSGMDSLLAAFSGGVDSTLLTAVAAEVLGDNLLAVTACSAVHPRREIRNACETAQRLGVRHMTIRSGEMADLAFKRNRPDRCYRCKTLLFRRLLEIAADNHIEHVAHGANVDDLQDYRPGFRAAEELHIRAPLVDAGFTKADIRALAREMGLDAWDKPAMACLASRIPYGTVLTVEALAMVEKAEALLQRLGFRHCRVRHHGSVARIEIPASELPAVIGEAVAPELVRGLKAIGFDHVAVDLEGYTQGSMNRGIAS